The Rhodamnia argentea isolate NSW1041297 chromosome 10, ASM2092103v1, whole genome shotgun sequence sequence TGAACTCTTGTTATATACCACCATTATAGAAACTTCAAAGCGAAACTCTACACCCACAGGCCTCAGTTCCAAAATACATTATGGAAAAGGAAACATCTTTCCATGCACCCTggaacaaccaaaaaaaaaaaaacaacgtttCTGTGTGAATCTCCCATCAGGTGGCTAGTGACCGCTCTCGATGACCTGCGGACCCAAGTACTCGATCGAATCCATCTGCGAGTTCTCCGGCATGTCGATTTCTTCTAACCAGCCGTACCTCTCGCCGTCCTCCTTAGTTCGAATCATGTCGCCATCTGGATTGATTAAGAAGATCCTAAATAAGCAAGTTTTGTTTCCAAGGCAAAAATTGCATCTGATGATATTTCGATGACCAAACCCTGCAAACCTCAAATTAAGGAATGTGTGTCTCCAAGTACAGAACAACATCAGAATCCTACTGTCAGCATCTTCCAAGTTTGCTTATGGTAAGTACTTTACGATGTAAGATGAGAAGCACATCAAATTGGGTCTATTAATATCCTCTAGCAAACATCATGCAACATATATTATGCATGTCCTTAAAGGATATTCTCTGTATCTTTGTCCATTCTCGTGCACGTTCCACGGTTTCAAACGTCGATTAACAATGTTTGACTCATTTGTTTGGGAGATCAACGTACTATAAAAAGATAGATACAACCTTTAAATAGTAATATGTTACCACAAACAGCATGTGCCATTCTGTCCCGGTTCATCAAAACAAGTTCGAAATGGAAGCAGGCAGGTTGGATACTATTGTTCCCACATCAATGCATCTTCCAGTTTTAGACAACAGGTGCGTGGCACAACACATAAAGGAATAATGTGCAAGAAATATGAGGAAGTTGGATACCGACTTCTCTAAAATGCAAGACTCTGAAATTCATTAGCTTCCACAAAGAGATCGAGCAAGAGGACAAAATTCTACTTACTTAAAGCAGCATTGGTAGAGGACGGAGTATCCCTATAATATGAGCAGTCGCGATCATCTTCTTGGGAATAAGGAGGTCCGAGGACATCGAGTATCACACACGGTGTTATTGCCGTGAATGCGTGGATATTGCCTCCCGTCGTCGGATAAAGAACGGAAGAGTTGCACGGAGCCGTGAAGACTCCATCGGCTTTCACTTTTGCCAGTTTAACTGCAGGGACATCGTGATTGCTCAATGACAGCCGCCACTAAATAACATCTCGCAACTGGACACGTATGATGATTGAAGTAATGAAAGAGAGAACTCACGTTTTGAGGATGTTGTTGTCGAACCATTTGATAAGTGGTGGGGGTCAACCCAATCGTATGATTTGATGTGCATTGATCCTAGTAAAAGTTTGCTGAAAACGGTCATTCCTGG is a genomic window containing:
- the LOC115731168 gene encoding plant cysteine oxidase 1-like, producing MRIGARLVDQGMDGTSVGHVNHSRVGYINGVIRRKRCTRRIKRHRALPFSMALQDLFLACRDIFKGPGTVPSPEDVQRLRRILDKMRPEDVGLSRDLQFSQPKSTTKGTPRVTNTTIYKCDNFSLCMFFLPSAGVIPLHNHPGMTVFSKLLLGSMHIKSYDWVDPHHLSNGSTTTSSKLKLAKVKADGVFTAPCNSSVLYPTTGGNIHAFTAITPCVILDVLGPPYSQEDDRDCSYYRDTPSSTNAALNGDMIRTKEDGERYGWLEEIDMPENSQMDSIEYLGPQVIESGH